The DNA sequence GACTCGTCGAACTCGGCGAGGTCGTCGAGATCGTCGAGCTCCTCGAACCGGTCTTCGGGGTCGAGCGTCTCGGGGTCGACGGCGGTGTCGGTTTCGATGGTCATCTCATGCCTTCCTGGTGGTGCCGCGGCTGCGGCTCGTGGTCGATTGGGGGCTCGTGGTCGATGGGGGAGGTGAAGCGGGCGACGACGTGGTCGGCGAGTCCGAGCCCGGTCGTCATGCCGATGCCCGTGGTCGCCGCGGCGAGGTGCACGCCCGGCAGCGCCTCGAGGTCGAGGAACTCGTCGGGGCCGCTCGCGTAGACGCCCTGCCAGCGCTCGAGCACGCGCGGCTCGACGCCGAACAGGGCACGGAACTCCTCGAGCAGCGCGTCGGCGGCCGCCTCGCCCTGGAATGGCGCGATGGCGGCGCCCCGGTAGTGCGTGTCGCCCACGATGAGCGAGCCGTCGGGCAGTTGCGTGTACATCTGGTTGAGGTCGAGCGCCGCGAGGTCCGGGCGCTCCGCGTGCAGCCGATCGCGCAGGGCTGCGGCCGCAGACGTCTCGGCGAACGCGCCGTACCGCAGCAGCGACCACCCCGTGAGCAGGGGCGCCTCGAGCGGCGCGGCCAGCGGCGCCGCGACGCGGAGCATGTCGAGCCCGCAGCGCACGATGCCGAGCCCCTCGGCGACCTCGGGGAACAGCTGGTCCACGTCGTGGTTGGTCGCCACGACGACGTGCTGCGCGCCGACCGGTCCGCGGCTCGTGCGCACGAGGCCGGGTTCGATCGCGCCGACGCTCGTGCGGAACCGGAACTCGACGCCCTGCTCGGCGAGGTGCGACGTGATCGCCTGGAGCGCCTGCCGCGGATTCGCCTGGAGGTCGGCCGGCAGGAATGCGCCGCCGACGGCGACCCCCGGCGCGAGCGGGATCCGTACCGCCGCCTCGGCGGCGTCGAGCAGGCGCACCTCGTCGCCTCGCACCGCCGCGAGCTCCACGAGCACCGCGAGTTCGTCGGCGGCGCGGGCCGCGACGAGCGTGCCCGACTCGCGCAGCCAGACGCCGGCGTCGTGCGCGAGACGCAGCCACAGTTCGCGCGCCGCGAGCCCGTGCTGACGCGCGATGCCCGTCTGGGGCGTCACGCACAGGTGGCCGAAGTTGCGGACCGAGGCCCCGGTCGCCTCGCTGCCGCGTTCGACGACGAGGGTCCTCATCCCGCGGCGCAGGCCGGCGTACGCGGCCCCGAGTCCGATCACGCCGCCGCCGACCACGACGAGGTCGTACCGATCGGCGCTCAACGGAACACCCGCCGCATCCAGACGGCGAGGCCCTCGACCGCGAGCACGGTCACGAGGATCATGAGCACGATCGCGGTGACGACGCCGTAGTTCGAGCCCTGGCCGGCGTTCAGCAGGTAGTACCCGATGCCGCCGCCGCCGACGATGCCGAGGATCGTCGCCGCACGGATGTTCGTGTCGAGCAGGTAGAAGCTGTGCCCGATGAGCGCGGGCGTGCCCTGCGGCAGCGTGGCCGAGGCGTAGCGCTGCAGGCGCGTCGCGCCGACGGCGGTGACCGCGCGTTCGGGGCCCGCCTTCACCTCCTCGAAGGAGTCGGCGATGAGCTTGCCGAGCAGGCCGATGCCGCCGAAGGCGAGCGCGATCGTGCCGGCCTGCGCGCCGAGCCCGGTGATGACGATGAGCACGATCGCGAGGATCACCTCCGGCACCCCGCGGATGCCGACGAGCAGGAAGCGCGCGCCCGTGCGCGTCGCGGGGTTCGGGGCGACGTTCCGCGCCGCGAGCGATCCGATGACGACCGAGAGCACGAGCGTGAGCAGCGCGGCGGCGAGGGCGATCGCGATCGTCTCGAGCATCGCCGTCGACATGGTGTCCCAGTCGTACGAGCCGAAGGTCGGCGGCCAGAACTGCACGGCGACGGGCGGGATCTTCGCCCAGACGGTGAGGAAGTCGCCCCACTGGATGTTGCAGACCGCGACGGCGCCGATGATGACGACGACCGCGACCCAGCCCCACACGGTCGACCGCACGCGCGATCCGGTCCACGGGCGGCGCATCGCTGCCTGCGGCGTGGTCGCGGCGAGCGGGCCGCCCGACGACCGGCCGCCGTGCAGCATGGCCGTGCGCACCGCGCTCGAGACGATCTCCATGACGATGCAGAGCACGAGCATGACGATCGCGATGCCGATGCCGAGCGAGTAGTTCAACGACTTGAAGGCGAACGACATCTCGAGGCCCAGCCCGGCGACGCCGACGTAGCCGAGCACGACCGAGCCGCGCAGGTTGATGTCGTTGCGGTGCAGCACGGTCGCGACCCAGGAGGGCAGCACCTGGGGCAGGATGCCGCTGCTGAACTCCTGCAGCTTCGAGCCTCCCGCGGCGCGGATCGCCCGACGGGGTCCCTCGTCGATCTGCTCGATCGCGTCGGCGAAGAGCTTGGAGATCATGCCGATGGAGTGGATGCCGATCGCGAGGATGCCGGGCAGCGCGCCGAGCGAGAAGAGGAGCACGAACACCATCGCGAGCACGACGTCGGGGATCGCGCGGGTGAGCACGGTGATGAAGCGCGCGACGGCGCGCCAAGCGGGGCCGGGGGTCGTGTTGCCGGCGGCGAGGTAGGCGACGGGCACCGAGACGACGGCGGCGAAGAGCGTGCCCGAGATGACGATGCCGAGCGTGAGTGCGGTGAGCTGCACGAGTTCGAGCGGCTCGGGGAACTCGATCGTGCCCACGCGTGCGAAGAAGCGCTCGGCGTTGCCCCAACTCTCGATCATCGACGGCAGCGAGATGCCGATCGAGTTCAGTGCGAAGACGGATGCCACGAGCAGCGCGACGAGCGTCAGCCCGGCTGCGATGCGCTCGGGCGAGAGGCGGCGCTTCGGCGCGCGGTCCGCGACGCTCGTGCGGGCGGGGGAGGTGTGCGGCGCGTGCGGGGCGATCGCGGTCACGGGGCGACGCCTTCGGCCTCGAGCGGGAGCCGGGAGGCCGGTCGCTCGGCGTCGGCTGCGGCAGCCGTCAGCTCGGTCTCGATCGCCGCCAGCTCGGCCGTGGCGGTCGAGACGCGACCGTAGATCTCCATGACCTGGGCCTTCGTGAGTCCGTCGGTCGGGGTGTCGAGCACGACCTCCCCGTGCCGGAGCCCCACGATGCGGTCGCCCCACGAGAGCGCGAGGTCGACCTGGTGGAGGCTGCAGACGACCGTGAGCCCGGCATCCATCGCGATCTCGCGGATGAGGGCCATGACCTGCTCGCTCGACTCGGGGTCGAGCGAGGCGACGGGTTCGTCGGCGAGCAGGATCTCGGGCTCCTGCATGAGCGCGCGGGCGATCGCCACGCGCTGCTGCTGTCCGCCCGAGAGGGTGTCGGCGCGCTGGTAGGCGCGGTCGAGCAGGCCGACCCGGTCGAGGTGGCCGAGCGCGGCGAGCTTGAGCGAGCGGGGGTAGCTCCACAGGCCGAGTCGCGGTCCGCGGAGCGTGGCGAGCACGCCGGTGAGCACGTTCTCCAGCACGGTGAGCGAGGGCACGAGCTCGAACTGCTGGAACACGAATCCGACCTTTCCGCGCAGGGCGCGGAGGCGCCGCCCGGTGAGGGACGGCACCTCCTCGCCGAGCACGCGCACCGAACCCGACGTCGGGGTCTCGAGTCCGTCGAGGTGCCGGAGCAGGGTCGACTTGCCCGAGCCCGAGAGGCCGAGCAGCACCACGATCTCGCCGCGACCGACCTCGAGGTCGACGCCCCGCAGGGCGTGCGTGCGATCGAATCGCTTGTCGAGGTCGTGCACCTCGATGACGGGGGTGTGCATGGGCTTCTCGTTCCGGTCGGTTGGCGTGCGTGCGTGCGTTTCGGAGCTGGGGTCAGGGCCGGGCGATCAGCCCTGGCACTGCTCGGCTTCGGTCTTCTCGCAGATGTCGCGGATGGTGTCGTAGTACGCGTCGTCGACGGGCTTCGTGGCGTAGAACACCGAGCGGAAGCCGTCGGAGTCGGCGCTGTCGATGCCGGCGGCGATGATGTCGTCGATGGTGACCTCGCCGAGGATGTCGGTGAGCTGCGACTTCAGGTCATCGGGCAGCGTGTTCGAGACGACGATGGGGGCGCCGGGCACCATGGTCTCGGCGATCACCTTCACCTGGTCGCTCTTCTCGACCTCGCTGTCCTCGGCGAAGCCGGCCTCGCACTCGACGCCCTCGCCGACCTTGGTGACGCTGACGTCGTGCTTGCCCGCGAACACCGGCGTGATGTCGGTCTCGGGGTCGATGCCGGCCTGGAGCAGGTTGTAGGTCGGGAACAGGTAGCCCGAGGTCGACGACGGGTCGACGAAGCAGACCTTCTTGCCCTCGAAGTCCTCGAGGCTCGCGATGTCGCTGCCGGTCGGCACGATGGCCTGCGAGTAGTAGCCGGGCTCCTGGCCCTCTGCGGTGACGATCGAGGAGATCGGGGTGATCTCGGCGCCGTTGTTCGTGGCGGTGACGTACGTGAAGCCCGAGAACGAGGCGACGTCGATCTTGCCGGCGACGGCGGCTTCGATGAGCGCCGCGTAGTCGGTGGACTCGTGGTACTCGACCGTCTTGCCGGTCTCCTTCGCGATGTAGTCCATGAGGGGCTGGTAGTTCGTCTCGGTGTCGACCGAGTCGGGCACGACGCCGAAGACGAGCGTGTCGGAGTCGACGGCGAACGCGGCCGCGTCGGCGGCGGGCTCGTCGGCGGTCGCGGGCGCCGAGCAGGCCGCGAGGCCGAGGGCGAGGGCGGCGGCGCCGAGCAGGGCGAATGCACTGGTCTTGGTGCGGGAGATCATGACGGCCTTTCAGGCAGGGGTCGTGGATCGGACGACAGGTACGTTGCCAGATCCGGCGCAACGTGTATACCGATCTTGCTTGCCATTCACGAGGTGTTCACTCAACTCGTCCCAGGTGGACGCAGGATGTCGCGTGCCGGTCGAGTTCGAGCCGCCCTTCCCTTGCGTCGGGCGCGGCAAGTAGTATTCCTACGTGACTTCGATGGTGTACAAGCTGATCGCCGACGACCTGCGCGAGCGCATCGCGAGCGGGCAACTCGCCCCGGGCGACGACGTGCCGACCGAGGCCGAGCTCGCCGAGCTGTGGCGCACCTCGCGCGGCCCGATCCGCAACGCGCTCGCGGCACTGCGGCACGAGGGCCTCATCGAGACCACGCGCGGGCGCCCGGCCAAGGTCGTCGAGCGCAAGGCCCACCAGGCCGTCGACGTGTCGATCCCGTTCACTCGCTGGGCGCGCGACCTCGGCGCGGCACCCGGCGCGATCACGCAGGAGGTCTCGCTGCGACGCGCCGACCCCGAGCACGCCGAGGCCCTCGACGTCGACCCCGGCACCCTCGTCGTGCACGTGCTGCGCCTGCGCCTGCTCGACGGCAGGCCGACCATGCTCGAGCGGCTCACGTACATCGAACCGGTGGGCCGGGTGCTCTTCGGCATCGACCTCGACGCCGTGTCGATCACCGAGGTGCTCGCCGAGCACGGCCTGGGCTCGTCCGACGTCGACCACGAGATCGACGCGATCGCGGCCGACGAGCTCGACGCGAGCCTGCTCGGGCTCGCCGTGGGCGCGCCCGTGCTGCGCCTGCGCCGCGTCTCGCGCGACGATGACGGGCGCGTGTTCGAGGCGTCCGACGACCGGTACCGCAGCGATCTCGTGCGGTTCACGGTGGCCGCCTCCGGGCGCGCGCCGCGTGGGGAGCACTATCTGCGGCCCATCGGGGGCTGATTCCGGCCGGCGAGCCTCAGATCGCGAGCAGCGCGATGCCGCCCACGACGACCGCCGAGGCGGCGAGCCGCCAGCCTGCCCGGCTCTCGCGCAGCACGAGCGCGCCGAACAGGCTCACGAGCACGACGCTGACCTCGCGCATCGGGGCGACGAGGGCGACCGGCGCCATCGTGATCGCGACGAGCACCAGGATGTACGACAGCGGCGAGAGTGCGCCGAAGAGCAGGATGCGGGGCCAGTGCCGGCGTGCGACGGCGACGAGCTCGCTGCGTCGCCGACCGAGCATCGCGGCGTACATCGGGATCTCGACGAGCGTGCATCCGACCATGTAGGCCACGGGCGGGACCGCCCACTCGCGCACTGCATGCGCGTCCCACACCGTGTACGCCGCGATCGCGACCCCCGTCACGAGCCCCCACGCGATCGCCGGGTCGAGGCGCGCGCATCGCCCGCGCCTCGCCTGCTCGGGTGCGTCGGGCGACGGCGTCGGGGCTCCGCGACCGCGGTCGAGGCCTCCGATCGCGACGATGCCCGCGAGGATCACCGCGACGCCGGCGATCGCCGCAGGCGACGGGCGCTCGCCGAGCAGCGCGACCGCGACGACCACGGTCAGCGCAGGGCCCGTGCCGCGCGCGGTCGCGTACACGGTCGAGAGCCGCCCGCTCGCGTAGCCCCGCTGCAGCACGAGCATGTACGCGCAGTGCAGGAGGGCCGAGATCCCGACGCCCACCGCGACGTCGAGCGGGTCGGCCTCGCCCAGTCCGCCCGTGAGCGGCACCACCGGCAGCCAGAGCACGGTTGCGGCGAGGGCGCCCCACCAGAGGAACGGCACACCGATGCGGCTCACACCGTGGGCGAGGATGTTCCAGGCCGCGTGGCAGACGGCGGCGGAGAGGACGAGAGCGAGCGCGATCGGCGACACGGGGGACCCTTCGAGTCCGTCGCGCGGCGCGACGGACGGGTCCTCCGGGCTTTTGTCCTGTCAGATGACGCCCGTCGATCGCGGCGGACGTGGCGCCGCTCGGACCAGTCGGACACCTCTGCGGTGGCCCGGAACCCTAGGCGCTGTCGCGGATCACGCTAGCAGCGCGGCTCGGGGCGACGCCGCCGATGGGGGTCGCCGTGCCGGAGTTCACCGGGAGTTCGTCCGGCGCCACGCCGGCTGGGCCGACCACGGTGAACGGACGACGTGCGCGCCAGGGTCAGGAGTTCGTGCCGTCGGAGGTGCCGGATTCGCCCTGCGTGCCCTGGTCGCCCGGCTGACCGCCCTGCCAGGGGCCGCCGCCGTCGGGCAGCTCGGGGCGCTCGCCGTCGCCGGGGAACTGCCCGGGCCCGCCCTGGAAGTCGCCGCCCGACAGCACGCCGAGCAGGCCGTCCAGCAGCGAACTCGCCGATCCGGCGGCGAACCCGCCCGTGAACGAGAGCAGCAGCAACAGCACCCCGCCCGTGACGAGCACCCAGAGCCTGCGGTACCACGGGGTCTTCACGACCGTCGATGGGCCGGTGGATGTCGAGGCCGCCGCTCCGTCGGCGAGCGGCGTGGGGTACGTGGCGGTCATGGGCTCCTCCGGAGGCGGGAGCGGGGCGGAATCCCCGCGTTGGCCTCCAGTGGACCCCGAGACGCTATGGGAGCACCCTCATCCGCCGATGAATCGGCCCAGAACGGGGCGTGAGAACGCGAACGGGCGGCCGTTTCCGGCCGCCCGTCCGTCTGTTCGCCGCGACGCGTTACGCCTCGACGAGCGCCTGCTTGACGACGCTCGTGAAGAACGCGAGGCCGTCGACGCCCGAACGCATCGCAGCGGCGGTGTCGGGGCCGAAGCCGGGTTCGACCGCGTGCTCGGGGTGCGGCATGAGGCCGACCACGTTGCCGCGCGCGTTCGTGATGCCGGCGATGTCGCGCATCGAGCCGTTGGGGTTCACGTCGACGTAGCGGAACACCACGCGGCCCTCGCCCTCGAGCCGATCGAGCGTGTCGGCATCGGCGATGAAGCCGCCCTCGCCGTTCTTCAGGGGGATGGTGATCTGCTGGCCGGCGTCGAAGCCGCTCGTCCAGTCGGTCGAGGTGTTCTCGACCGTGAGCACCTGGTCGCGGCAGATGAAGGAGCCGTGGTCGTTGCGGATCAGGCCGCCCTCGAGCAGGTGCGCCTCGGTCAGCATCTGGAAGCCGTTGCAGATGCCGAGCACGGGCATGCCGGCGTTCGCGGCGTCGACGACCTCGGTCATGATCGGCGAGAGCGAGGCGATCGCGCCGCAGCGCAGGTAGTCGCCGTAGCTGAACCCGCCAGGCAGGATCAGCGCGTCGACCCCCTCGAGGTCGTGCGAGCCGTGCCAGAGGGCGACGGGCTCGCCGCCCGCGAGGCGCACCGCGCGCTGGGCGTCGCGGTCGTCGAGCGAGCCGGGGAAGGTGATGACGCCGATGCGCATGGCGTCAGGCCTCGACGGCGGCGTCGGCGGCCTCGTCGCCGAAGTCGATGTTCACGACGTCTTCGATGACTGAGTTGGAGAGGATCTCCTCGGCGATCTGCTGCACGCTCGCGCGCAGCGCGTCGTCGACGGGCCCGTCGACGGTGAGTTCGAAGCGCTTGCCGATGCGCACGGAGGCGAATCCGGCGTGGCCGGTGCGGGCGAGGGCGCCGGCGACGGCCTTCCCCTGGGGATCGAGCAGTTCGGCCTTGGGCATCACGTCGACGACGATGGTGGGCACCGCGGTTCTCCGTCCGGTGTCGAGGGGTGGTTTGCCACGATTCTACCCGGGCCGACGGATGTCGCGCGCCGCCGCCGGGCGGGCACCGGCCGCGTTTGCCGCATCCGTATTCCGAGTGTATTATTCCGGTCGGAATAGTTTGCGCCCGGCGAGAGGAGAACGGATGCCGCAGCTCACCCCGCTCGCCGTCTCGGCGCTCGCGCTGCTCGTCGAGGCCCCGATGCATCCGTACGAGATGTACCAGCTCATGCTCCAGCGGCGTGAGGACCGGGTCGTCAAGGTGAACGCCGGATCGCTCTACCGCGCGGTCGAGCGGCTCGAACGCGACGGCCTGATCGCCGAGAGCACCACCGAGCGCGAGGGCAACCGCCCCGAGCGCACGGTGTACGCGATCACCGAAGCCGGGCGCCGGGCCTTCCTCGACACGGTCGAGGAGATGCTCGGCCACCACGTCAACGAGTTCCCCGAGTTCCCCCTCGCCATCGGCGAGGCCCACAACCTGCCGGCCGACCGCGTCGTCGAACTGCTCCGTGCGCGGGAGGAGCAGGTCGCCACGGCGATCTCCCTGCTCGACGACGGGCTCGCGCGCATCGCCGCCAAGCAGCTGCCGAAGCGCTACGTGCTGAACGTGCACTATTCGCGGGCGATGCTCGAGACCGAGCTCGGCTGGCTCACCCAGACCATCGACGAACTGACCACGGGATCACTCGACTGGTCGTCGCCGCACGGTGCGCATCGCACCATCCACTGACCTGCCCGCCCATCGGTGCGGCACCCCTTCCGGAGGAACCTCACATGCAACGCGAACTCCGCCCCTGGCCGGCCCTCTGGGCCCTGGTCATCGGCTTCTTCATGATCCTGGTCGACTCGACCATCGTGTCGGTCGCGAACCCCGCCATCATGCGCGGGCTCGACGCCGACCTCACCGCCGTGCTCTGGGTCACGAGCGCCTACCTGCTCGCCTACGCCGTGCCGCTGCTCATCACCGGCCGCCTCGGCGACCGGTTCGGACCGAAGAACATCTACCTGATCGGCCTCGTGATCTTCACGCTGGCCTCCCTCTGGTGCGGGTTCTCGGGCGACATCGAGACGCTCATCCTCGCGCGCGTCGTGCAGGGCCTCGGCGCCGCGCTGATGACGCCGCAGACGATGGCCGTGATCACGCGCATCTTCCCGCCGAACCAGCGCGGCGCGGCCATGGGCCTCTGGGGTGCCGTGGCCGGCATCGCGACCCTCGTCGGCCCGATCCTCGGCGGCGTGCTGGTCGACAGCCTCGGCTGGGAGTGGATCTTCATCGTCAATGTGCCCGTCGGCGTCATCGCGTTCGTGCTCGCCCTGCGGCTCGTGCCGAAGCTCGAGACGCACCAGCACTCGTTCGACTGGCTCGGCGTCGTGCTCTCGGCCGTCGGCATGTTCCTCGTCATCTTCGGCATCCAGGAGGGCGAGACGTACGACTGGGGCACCATCACCGGGCCCATCACGGTCTGGGGCCTCATCATCACTGGCCTCGTGGTGCTCGCCGCGTTCGTCGTCTGGCAGCGGTACAACCGCAAGGAGCCGCTGCTGCCGCTCTCGCTCTTCCGCGACCGCAACTTCTCGCTCGCGAACGGCGGCATCACGCTCGTCGGCCTCGCGATCGTCGCGATGCCCCTGCCGCTGACGTTCTACTTCCAGGTCGCCCGCGGCCTCGAGCCGACGCAGTCGGCGCTCATGCTCGCGCCCATGGCCGTCGTCGCCGGCGTCATGGCGCCGATCATCGGCCGGCTCACCGACCGGGTCGACCCGAAGTGGATCGCGGCCGTCGGCTTCGCGATCACGGCCGCCTCGCTCGCGGCCATGTCGCTGCTCATCACCCCCGACGTCGAGCTGTGGGTGCTGCTCATCCCCGCGGCGGGCCTCGGCCTCGGCACCTCGGGCATCTGGGCGCCGCTCGCCTCCACGGCGACCCGCAACCTCCCCCCGGCGCAGGCCGGCGCGGGTTCGGGCGTCTACAACATGACCCGTCAGGTCGGTTCGGTGTTCGGCGCCGCGGCGATCACCGCACTGCTGAACGCGCGGCTCGAGGCGAACCTGCCCGGGTTCTCGGAGTCCGGCGCCCAGTCGAGCCAGGCCGGGCAGGCACTGCCGCCCCAGATCGCCGCGGGCTTCACCGACGCGATGAGCCAGGCGCTCTGGCTTCCGGTCGTCGCCTTCGCGCTCGGCGCGGTGCTCGTGCTGTTCTTCGCCAAGCCCAAGCAGACCGTGGCCTGGGGCGAACAGCAGGCATCGCAGCCGGATGCCGCGGGCTCGCCCGCGACCGGATCGCTGAGCGCGGTCGACTAGCAGGGCGTCCCGCGCGCCGGAAGCGACGAAGGAGCGTCTCGAGATCCTCGCGGATCCCGGGACGCTCCTCGCCGTTTCGGCGTGTTCCCCTTCGCCTGTCCTTGCGGCGCGTCAGCGCCGGCCGATGCCCCGGATGATGAGGGCGAGCGCGAGCACGGCGGCCGCTCCCACGGCGATCACGAGCGCCGGGTTCTCGCGGTACTTCGCCCGCACGTAGCCGGATCCCTCATCGACGAGGCTGCGTCCGGTCTCGTACGCCTGCTGCGCCTGGGCCTGTGCGGCGTCGAGGGCGTCGGCGCCGGACTCCTTGACCTGCGATGCGGCCGACTTCAGGTCGCCGAGCGTCTCCTCGACGGTCTCCTTCGCCGCCCCGAGGGCGGAATCGGCCGCGCCGCGCGCGTGCTTCGCGGCGTCCTCGACGTTCGATGCGGCTGCCGACGCGGCGCCCTCCACCTGATCGGCCGCGTGCTTCGCGGCATCCGTCGCCCGCTCGGCGGCATCCCGTACGGACTCGGTCGCATCTGCGTCCGTTCGATTCGGATCCGACATGCACTGCCCTCCAGCCGTTCGAGGACGGAGTGCCACGACGACCCACCCGTCCGTGGATGCCCGCAATGCTAGGTCGACCGAGGCCGGATCGCCCGATCGTGCTCAGGGGGTTGTCAGCGGCATGCCCGGGTGGTATCGAGCGCGGTGTCAGCCGAGCCCGGCGCGCTCGAGCAGCACCTGCTTGAGCACGTCGCGGGTCGCGGCCATGCCACGGTGCACCTCTTCGAAGCTCGTCGAGAGCGGCGAGAGCCCGATGCGGATGCCGCCGGGGTCGCGGTAGTCGGGAATGACGTCCTGCTGCCAGAGTCGGGCCACGACCTCGCGCATCTCGGGGTGGAAGAACGTGACGTGGCCGCCGCGTTCCTCGACGTCGTCGGGGGAGGCGAGGGTCACGCCGAGCGGCGCCAGCCAGTCGGCCGCGAGCGAGATCGCGAACTCGGTGAGCGCGACCGACTTCGCGCGGATCGCGGGCATGCCGGCCTCCTCGATCATCGCGAGGGTCTCCTGCATGGCGATCATGCCGACGACCGGGGCGGTGCCGCTGATGAAGCGCTGCATGCCGGGCGCCGGCCGGTACTCGGGCCCCATGAGGAACATGTCGGTCGTGCCCCACCAACCCTGGATCGGCTGCTCGAGCACGTCCTGCAGGTCGTCGCGCACGTAGGCGAACGCGGGCGACCCCGGTCCGCCGTTGAGGTACTTGTACGTGCAGCCCACGGCGAGGTCGAAGCCCCACTCGTCGGCCTTCACGGGCACCGAACCGGCCGAGTGGCAGAGGTCCCAGAGGATCAGTGCGCCCGCGTCGTGCGCGATGCGGGTGAGCTCGGGAGCATCGGCGAGGTAGGCCGAGCGATAGGCGACGTGCGAGATCACCACGAGGGCGGTGTGCGGGCCGACGGCCTCGGCGAGCTGCTCGGGAGTGACGCCCGACGAGGTGTCGACCTCGATCCAGCGCAGCGTGAGCCCGCGCTCCTTCGCGATGCCGTCGAGCACGTACCGGTCGGTCGGGAAGTTGTCGGAGTCGAGCACGATCTCGCGGCGGGCGGGGTCGCGGGCGACCTGCGCGTCGACGGCGGCGCGGGCCAGTTTGTAGAGCAGCACGGTCGTGGAGTCGCCGATCACGGTCTGCCCGGCCTTTGCGTCGATCACGGCGCGGCCGATGCGGTCGCCGATCTCGTTCGGCAGGCGCAGCCACGACTCGTCCCACCCGCGGATGAGCCGCCCGCCCCAGCTCTCGCGCAGGAACTCCTCGACGCGGGCGATCGCCGACACCGGCGGCCGTCCGAGGGAGTTGCCGTCGAAGTAGACGAGGTCGGTGTCGGCGCCCTCGAACTTCGCCCGGTGGTGCGCGAGCCCGTCGGCGCGGTCCATGCGTCGGGCGAACGCGAGTTGCGGGTCGAGCGTCACAGGGTCTCCAGTTCTTCGGCGGGCACGACGACGGCCGAGGCGAGCCACGCGGGCAGGTCGGCGAGCGTCTCGGGCGAGGTTCCGGCGGCGAAGGTCGCGATGCCCTCCGCGGGTTCGTCGCGCGGCCACGGGTCGGTGAGGGCGTCGAGCAGGTCGGATGCCGCGAGCCCCGCCTCGACGAGCAGTGCGAGCTCGCGCGCATTGACGCCCGCCGGCTGCTCGCCGTTGCCGAGGTCGGTGCCGTAGAGCACGCGCCCGCCTGCGCCGTGGAATCGGCGGAGGTTGTCGACCGCGCGTTCGGCGTCGGGCGTGGGCTCGCCGTAGCCGGCGACGAACAGCGTCGAGATCCACCGCTGCCCGGTCGCGATTGCCCGGGCGATGAGCTCGTCGTCGACGCGCTCGGTGAAGGGGGTGTGGGCGAGCGCGTCGACGCCCGCATCGACGGCCAGCCGGGTCATGCCCGCGCCCTCGACATGGGCGACCACCGGCATCCGTCGATCGTGCGCGGCCGAGACGATCGCGCCGAGCGTCGCGGCGTCGAAGACGGGGCCGGCCGCGGAGTTCAGGGCGACCTTGACGACGGATGCCCCGAACGCGTGCTGCTCGGCCACGGCCGCCTCGGCCGGCGAGGGCAGCGCGCCCCGGCGTTCGCCGTCGACCGCGGGCACCTCGTGCGCGCAGCCGTCGGGAGCCCACGGACGATCGGTGGGATACCCGCCCGGCGTGGTGAGGAACCGCCCGGCGAAGTCGGTGCGCGGCAG is a window from the Agromyces sp. CF514 genome containing:
- the purQ gene encoding phosphoribosylformylglycinamidine synthase subunit PurQ — its product is MRIGVITFPGSLDDRDAQRAVRLAGGEPVALWHGSHDLEGVDALILPGGFSYGDYLRCGAIASLSPIMTEVVDAANAGMPVLGICNGFQMLTEAHLLEGGLIRNDHGSFICRDQVLTVENTSTDWTSGFDAGQQITIPLKNGEGGFIADADTLDRLEGEGRVVFRYVDVNPNGSMRDIAGITNARGNVVGLMPHPEHAVEPGFGPDTAAAMRSGVDGLAFFTSVVKQALVEA
- the purS gene encoding phosphoribosylformylglycinamidine synthase subunit PurS — its product is MPTIVVDVMPKAELLDPQGKAVAGALARTGHAGFASVRIGKRFELTVDGPVDDALRASVQQIAEEILSNSVIEDVVNIDFGDEAADAAVEA
- a CDS encoding PadR family transcriptional regulator, translating into MPQLTPLAVSALALLVEAPMHPYEMYQLMLQRREDRVVKVNAGSLYRAVERLERDGLIAESTTEREGNRPERTVYAITEAGRRAFLDTVEEMLGHHVNEFPEFPLAIGEAHNLPADRVVELLRAREEQVATAISLLDDGLARIAAKQLPKRYVLNVHYSRAMLETELGWLTQTIDELTTGSLDWSSPHGAHRTIH
- a CDS encoding DHA2 family efflux MFS transporter permease subunit — protein: MQRELRPWPALWALVIGFFMILVDSTIVSVANPAIMRGLDADLTAVLWVTSAYLLAYAVPLLITGRLGDRFGPKNIYLIGLVIFTLASLWCGFSGDIETLILARVVQGLGAALMTPQTMAVITRIFPPNQRGAAMGLWGAVAGIATLVGPILGGVLVDSLGWEWIFIVNVPVGVIAFVLALRLVPKLETHQHSFDWLGVVLSAVGMFLVIFGIQEGETYDWGTITGPITVWGLIITGLVVLAAFVVWQRYNRKEPLLPLSLFRDRNFSLANGGITLVGLAIVAMPLPLTFYFQVARGLEPTQSALMLAPMAVVAGVMAPIIGRLTDRVDPKWIAAVGFAITAASLAAMSLLITPDVELWVLLIPAAGLGLGTSGIWAPLASTATRNLPPAQAGAGSGVYNMTRQVGSVFGAAAITALLNARLEANLPGFSESGAQSSQAGQALPPQIAAGFTDAMSQALWLPVVAFALGAVLVLFFAKPKQTVAWGEQQASQPDAAGSPATGSLSAVD
- a CDS encoding kynureninase; translation: MDRADGLAHHRAKFEGADTDLVYFDGNSLGRPPVSAIARVEEFLRESWGGRLIRGWDESWLRLPNEIGDRIGRAVIDAKAGQTVIGDSTTVLLYKLARAAVDAQVARDPARREIVLDSDNFPTDRYVLDGIAKERGLTLRWIEVDTSSGVTPEQLAEAVGPHTALVVISHVAYRSAYLADAPELTRIAHDAGALILWDLCHSAGSVPVKADEWGFDLAVGCTYKYLNGGPGSPAFAYVRDDLQDVLEQPIQGWWGTTDMFLMGPEYRPAPGMQRFISGTAPVVGMIAMQETLAMIEEAGMPAIRAKSVALTEFAISLAADWLAPLGVTLASPDDVEERGGHVTFFHPEMREVVARLWQQDVIPDYRDPGGIRIGLSPLSTSFEEVHRGMAATRDVLKQVLLERAGLG